Proteins co-encoded in one Kutzneria chonburiensis genomic window:
- the sigM gene encoding RNA polymerase sigma factor SigM, translating to MTAAASSDADLIAAHAAGDPHAFGELVRRHRDRMWAVAVRTLRDPDEAADALQEAFISAFRAAGSFRAEAQVTTWLHRIVVNACLDRIRRRKPTVPLPEEGAQEPSVPRDAVSELQTRMVVQEALHVLPDEQRVPIVMVDVEGYSVAETAKLLGIAEGTVKSRCARGRTKLAKLLGHLRNPSADANVPGSAQGSHSQRHWEGR from the coding sequence GTGACCGCAGCCGCCAGCTCGGACGCCGACCTGATAGCGGCTCATGCCGCCGGCGATCCGCATGCTTTCGGGGAGTTGGTCAGGCGACATCGGGACCGGATGTGGGCGGTGGCCGTACGCACCCTTCGCGACCCGGACGAGGCGGCTGACGCGCTCCAAGAGGCATTCATCTCCGCGTTCCGCGCCGCCGGCTCGTTCCGGGCCGAGGCGCAGGTGACCACCTGGCTGCACCGCATCGTGGTGAACGCCTGCCTCGACCGGATCCGCCGGCGCAAACCGACGGTGCCGCTGCCCGAGGAGGGCGCGCAGGAGCCCAGCGTGCCCCGCGACGCGGTGTCGGAGCTCCAGACCCGGATGGTCGTCCAGGAGGCGTTGCACGTGCTGCCCGACGAGCAGCGCGTGCCGATCGTCATGGTCGACGTCGAGGGATACTCCGTCGCGGAGACCGCGAAGCTGCTCGGCATCGCCGAGGGCACCGTGAAAAGCCGCTGCGCCCGGGGCCGGACGAAGCTGGCGAAACTTCTCGGGCACCTGCGGAACCCAAGTGCAGATGCGAACGTCCCAGGTAGTGCACAGGGTTCGCACTCGCAACGCCACTGGGAGGGCCGATGA
- a CDS encoding protein kinase family protein has protein sequence MSTWPTEMAPPGRDNAGPPSHALLPGGMVGDGRYRLLSYSGTDARCNAQLWRARDGQLGRDVALTVLLGNQADARAAARVRRTIERAMHAASYAHPGVSRILDVLSPANGIAPREQILGIVVAEWTNGTDLIDLIADGPLPAATASRLLEPLAAAVEGAHHAGLVLGTEHPQRIRVTPEGQLRLAFPGPRAEATSRDDVKGLGAILYLLLTGRWALPGGPEGLPAAPVGPNGSVVAPRSLHPMVPHSLSTVAVRSLEDTSVGGIRTGAAILAVLDEIAEAEAETGLIPVVADEPDDDVVWTTQRPVKDSRRTRKLVIGVSALAVATLLVLGWIAMQVVGFFNENNTKGDGGPPLVISQVVPTSDTKQSVNNAPTATSGPVKPAGVTVFNVASDPDSPSKGGLAVDGDVNTSWRTDKYLNNFPALKPGIGLMATFSTPVKLAQVVITSPSANTKIEIRTAASGTPQLQQTLVVGSGVLGAGDTIIPVKMATPSDRIVVWITSMSPSGKLWASQLSEVKFIGAK, from the coding sequence GTGAGCACCTGGCCGACCGAGATGGCCCCGCCCGGCAGAGACAATGCCGGGCCGCCCAGCCATGCCCTCCTGCCGGGCGGCATGGTCGGTGACGGCCGCTATCGGCTGCTCAGCTACTCCGGCACGGACGCCCGCTGCAACGCGCAGCTGTGGCGAGCCCGCGACGGTCAGCTGGGCCGCGACGTCGCCCTGACCGTGTTGCTCGGCAATCAGGCTGACGCGCGCGCGGCCGCAAGGGTTCGACGGACCATCGAGCGAGCCATGCACGCCGCCAGCTACGCGCACCCCGGTGTGTCCCGGATCCTGGACGTGCTCAGCCCGGCCAACGGCATCGCGCCGCGGGAGCAGATCCTCGGCATCGTCGTCGCCGAGTGGACCAACGGCACCGACCTGATCGACCTCATCGCCGACGGGCCGCTACCCGCCGCCACCGCATCTCGGCTGCTGGAGCCGCTGGCCGCGGCCGTCGAAGGCGCGCACCACGCCGGCCTCGTGCTGGGCACCGAGCACCCGCAGCGGATCCGCGTCACCCCCGAAGGCCAGCTGCGGCTGGCCTTCCCCGGGCCGCGGGCCGAAGCGACGTCCCGTGACGACGTGAAGGGCCTCGGCGCGATCCTGTACCTGCTGCTCACCGGTCGCTGGGCGCTGCCCGGCGGTCCCGAGGGACTGCCGGCCGCGCCGGTCGGCCCCAACGGCAGCGTCGTCGCGCCACGCAGCCTGCACCCGATGGTCCCGCACTCGCTGTCCACGGTGGCCGTGCGCAGCCTGGAGGACACCAGCGTCGGCGGCATCCGCACCGGCGCCGCGATCCTGGCCGTGCTGGACGAGATCGCCGAGGCCGAAGCCGAGACCGGGCTCATCCCGGTGGTGGCCGACGAGCCCGACGACGACGTCGTCTGGACGACCCAGCGGCCGGTCAAGGACTCCCGGCGCACCCGCAAGCTGGTCATCGGCGTCAGCGCGCTGGCCGTGGCCACGCTGCTGGTGCTGGGCTGGATCGCCATGCAGGTGGTCGGCTTCTTCAACGAGAACAACACCAAGGGCGACGGCGGGCCGCCGCTGGTGATCAGCCAGGTGGTGCCGACCAGCGACACCAAGCAGTCGGTCAACAACGCCCCGACCGCCACCTCCGGCCCGGTCAAGCCGGCCGGTGTCACCGTGTTCAACGTGGCCAGCGACCCGGACAGCCCCAGCAAGGGCGGCCTGGCCGTTGACGGCGACGTCAACACGTCCTGGCGGACCGACAAGTACCTGAACAACTTCCCGGCGCTCAAGCCCGGCATCGGCCTGATGGCGACGTTCAGCACGCCGGTGAAGCTGGCCCAGGTCGTGATCACCTCGCCGAGCGCCAACACCAAGATCGAGATCCGCACCGCGGCCAGCGGCACGCCCCAGCTCCAGCAGACCCTGGTCGTCGGGTCCGGGGTGCTGGGCGCGGGCGACACGATCATCCCGGTGAAGATGGCGACGCCGAGCGATCGCATCGTCGTATGGATCACCAGCATGAGCCCGAGCGGCAAGCTGTGGGCTTCACAGCTGTCCGAAGTGAAGTTCATCGGAGCCAAGTAG